In methanogenic archaeon ISO4-H5, the following are encoded in one genomic region:
- a CDS encoding NADH dehydrogenase subunit C FpoC gives MDTTIREYQDSWEAEIKAKLEEKFPGKIEVTKTETRRVYAKVLDKADIKAICKFVQDDLSFEHINCLCGVDYPDENKMQVVYEIDNYTFYKGVILELEVDVPYDDLHIETVSDVWGGANWHERETWELLGIIFDNHPRLERLLTPDTYEFFPLRKSYKLREDKR, from the coding sequence ATATCAGGACTCCTGGGAAGCCGAGATCAAAGCCAAGCTCGAGGAGAAATTCCCCGGCAAGATCGAGGTCACCAAGACCGAGACCCGCAGGGTCTACGCCAAGGTCCTCGACAAGGCTGACATCAAAGCTATCTGTAAGTTCGTCCAGGACGACCTCAGCTTCGAGCACATCAACTGTCTCTGCGGTGTTGATTACCCCGACGAGAACAAGATGCAGGTCGTCTACGAGATTGACAACTACACCTTCTACAAAGGCGTCATCCTCGAGCTCGAGGTCGACGTTCCCTACGACGATCTCCACATCGAGACCGTATCCGACGTATGGGGCGGCGCCAACTGGCACGAGAGGGAGACCTGGGAGCTTCTGGGTATCATCTTCGATAACCACCCCAGGCTTGAGAGGCTTCTCACCCCCGACACCTACGAGTTCTTCCCTCTGAGGAAGTCCTATAAACTCAGGGAGGACAAGAGATGA